Proteins encoded by one window of Salmonirosea aquatica:
- a CDS encoding phytoene desaturase family protein: MSESRRVIVIGAGFAGLSAATQLAHQGYDVTVLEKNSLPGGRARVFREQGFVFDMGPSWYWMPDVFDDYFARFGKKPSDYYDLVRLDPSYKVIFGPGQQVDLPADMKALRALFESMEHGSAAQLDEFLRQAAYKYEVGIKKFVWKPSRKVSEFLSLKLLYDVTRLDVFQSFASHVRKFFKDPRLLQLVEFPILFLGATAEKTPAMYSLMNYAEMALGTWYPMGGMHEIVRGMVALAKEKGVKIILNQNVRHIAVEQGRASRVLTAEGTYETDIVIAGADYHHVDSQLLAEPYRNYTEGYWDKRVMAPSSLLYYVGVNKRVPRLTHHNLFFDEDFALHAEEIYENPKWPSRPLFYVSAPSKTDPSVAPEGSENLFLLIPVAPGLTDDTEAIRDKYFNLIMDRLEAYVGEAVRPHVVYKRSYAHSEFREDYNAFKGNAYGLANTLRQTALLKPALKNRKVKNLYYTGQLTVPGPGVPPSLISGLVVAKEVEKEFPLR, from the coding sequence ATGAGTGAATCCCGACGGGTCATTGTGATTGGGGCCGGTTTTGCCGGCCTTTCTGCCGCCACGCAACTGGCGCATCAGGGCTATGACGTAACAGTTCTGGAAAAAAACAGCCTCCCGGGTGGCCGGGCGCGGGTATTCCGTGAGCAGGGCTTTGTGTTCGATATGGGCCCAAGCTGGTACTGGATGCCCGATGTGTTCGACGACTATTTTGCTCGGTTCGGGAAAAAGCCCTCTGACTACTATGACCTGGTGCGGCTCGATCCTTCCTACAAAGTAATCTTTGGCCCTGGCCAGCAGGTAGACTTGCCGGCTGACATGAAGGCGCTGCGGGCGCTGTTTGAGTCCATGGAACATGGTAGCGCCGCACAACTGGACGAGTTTCTGCGGCAGGCGGCCTATAAGTACGAAGTCGGAATCAAGAAGTTTGTGTGGAAACCCAGTCGGAAGGTGTCCGAATTCCTGAGTCTCAAGCTGCTCTACGACGTCACGCGCCTGGATGTGTTCCAGTCGTTTGCCTCACACGTACGTAAGTTCTTCAAAGACCCGCGCCTGCTACAGCTCGTGGAGTTTCCGATTCTGTTTTTGGGAGCTACCGCCGAGAAAACCCCCGCCATGTACAGCCTGATGAACTACGCCGAAATGGCACTGGGTACCTGGTACCCCATGGGTGGCATGCACGAAATCGTACGGGGTATGGTGGCGCTGGCCAAGGAGAAAGGTGTGAAAATCATCCTGAATCAGAATGTCCGGCACATTGCGGTCGAACAAGGCAGGGCTAGCCGGGTGCTGACCGCCGAAGGTACCTACGAGACGGATATTGTCATAGCAGGCGCCGACTATCACCATGTGGATAGCCAATTGCTGGCCGAACCCTACAGGAACTACACTGAAGGCTACTGGGACAAACGGGTCATGGCTCCCTCGTCGCTGCTGTATTATGTGGGGGTGAACAAAAGGGTACCCCGGCTGACACACCATAATCTGTTTTTTGACGAGGATTTTGCGCTGCACGCCGAAGAAATCTATGAAAATCCGAAGTGGCCTTCCCGTCCGTTGTTCTACGTGTCGGCTCCTTCCAAAACCGACCCGAGCGTGGCTCCCGAAGGCAGCGAGAATTTGTTTTTGCTCATTCCGGTAGCACCAGGCTTGACCGACGACACCGAAGCCATCCGGGACAAATACTTCAACCTGATCATGGACCGTCTGGAAGCCTATGTGGGCGAGGCCGTCCGGCCTCATGTGGTATACAAACGGAGCTATGCGCACTCGGAATTCAGGGAAGACTACAATGCCTTCAAAGGCAATGCCTACGGACTGGCCAATACGTTGCGGCAAACGGCCCTCCTGAAGCCTGCTCTGAAAAACAGAAAGGTCAAAAACCTGTACTATACCGGGCAGCTTACCGTACCCGGACCTGGCGTACCACCATCCCTCATTTCAGGCCTGGTGGTGGCGAAGGAAGTAGAAAAAGAATTTCCCCTGAGGTAG
- a CDS encoding RNA polymerase sigma factor, giving the protein MTALEFTYNINRVSKTLRPFAMRLTRDSEDANDLLQDTMLKAFTNREKYTDGTNLKAWLYTIMKNTFITNYQRMMRKNTFIDTTDNLHYINSSDNSTHNEAYSSFAMDDITTAIESLESAYKVPFMMHFRGFKYHEIAAKLEIPIGTVKNRIHIARKELKHLLRVYSHLD; this is encoded by the coding sequence ATGACAGCTCTTGAATTCACTTATAATATAAACCGGGTTTCCAAAACGCTAAGGCCTTTTGCCATGCGCCTGACCCGTGATTCGGAAGATGCTAATGACCTGCTGCAGGATACGATGCTTAAAGCTTTTACTAATCGGGAGAAATACACCGACGGTACCAACCTGAAAGCCTGGTTGTATACAATTATGAAGAATACCTTCATCACCAATTACCAGCGGATGATGAGGAAGAATACCTTTATCGATACTACGGACAATCTGCACTACATCAATTCGTCCGATAACAGCACCCACAATGAGGCCTATTCTAGTTTCGCCATGGACGACATCACAACTGCCATCGAGTCGTTGGAGTCGGCTTATAAGGTACCCTTCATGATGCATTTCCGTGGCTTTAAGTACCACGAAATCGCGGCTAAACTGGAAATTCCCATCGGAACCGTCAAAAATCGGATTCACATTGCCCGCAAGGAACTTAAGCATCTGCTGCGGGTCTATTCGCACCTGGACTGA
- a CDS encoding SDR family NAD(P)-dependent oxidoreductase, whose protein sequence is MAHASGKTISVVGCGWLGKSLAERLLVEGYLVKGSTTSPAKLAGLKSLGIEAYVASLSPDPRGEHWSELLDVDTVIVDIPPRVSHLGGDFHPQQMDFLAAMLNKTSVSKIIYVSSTSVYPELNRVMTEADVLESGQSASPGLVLAENRMLDLASASRRVTVLRCGGLMGYDRIPGKYVRGKQNMTTGSLPVNYIHRDDVIGIVSALLRSENPDGVYNAVAPQHPSRREVYETSCAEFGWESPTFKVPTHSEKYKLVSSDKLGSMLDYTFQYPDPLTFHYELFYKTRDN, encoded by the coding sequence ATGGCTCATGCAAGCGGAAAGACAATAAGTGTTGTAGGATGTGGATGGCTAGGAAAGTCGCTGGCCGAACGGCTGCTGGTTGAGGGGTACCTTGTGAAGGGAAGTACTACTTCTCCGGCAAAACTGGCAGGACTCAAAAGCCTGGGCATAGAAGCCTATGTAGCCAGTCTGAGCCCTGACCCGCGAGGAGAGCATTGGTCCGAACTTCTGGATGTTGATACTGTGATTGTAGACATACCTCCCCGGGTGTCGCACCTAGGGGGGGATTTTCATCCTCAGCAAATGGATTTTCTGGCGGCTATGCTAAATAAAACGTCGGTTTCGAAAATAATCTATGTGAGTTCTACCTCGGTATATCCCGAATTGAACAGGGTAATGACCGAAGCCGATGTGCTGGAATCCGGCCAATCCGCTTCTCCGGGACTGGTGCTGGCAGAAAACAGAATGCTGGACCTGGCCAGTGCAAGCCGCCGAGTGACTGTATTGCGATGTGGTGGGCTGATGGGCTATGACCGGATACCGGGCAAATATGTGCGTGGAAAACAGAATATGACTACGGGTAGTCTTCCGGTCAACTACATTCACCGCGATGATGTCATCGGAATTGTCAGTGCTTTATTGAGGTCGGAAAATCCCGATGGAGTATACAATGCAGTAGCTCCTCAGCATCCGTCGCGCCGGGAAGTGTACGAGACTTCCTGTGCTGAATTTGGCTGGGAATCACCTACTTTCAAGGTACCCACACACTCAGAAAAATATAAGTTGGTCTCCTCCGATAAGTTGGGCAGTATGTTGGATTATACCTTTCAATATCCTGACCCGCTGACTTTCCATTACGAATTATTTTACAAGACACGTGACAACTAA
- the gldB gene encoding gliding motility lipoprotein GldB has protein sequence MALPRLILFLGVVWLFTSCNNSSDTSPDVSTVQVEVAIESLEDSLFACQSVEAMEKFLARYPFLSQVYFPDVAPQDSSLAPVLYEHIRNTSLRGFKEEVDSLFSDKNQQLRQPLETAFKHIKYYYPRFKAPRVVTLVTGFMGSDLYISDSLIIIGLDYFGGPQATYRPQVYAYQLGRYQKEYLVPSILFFMADQYNRTDPADKTLLADMIGYGKSFEFVKRCAPQTPDSLVLGFSEKNLTRTYNSQTAIWAFVVENRLLYEKAQLVKQKYVGERPFTPEIGPDVPGGIGRWLGWRIVSRYMEEHPDVTLPELMNNPNAQQILQQSGYKGQMDE, from the coding sequence ATGGCTTTACCGCGATTAATTCTATTTCTGGGCGTTGTCTGGCTCTTTACGAGCTGCAACAATTCGTCCGATACATCACCCGACGTAAGTACCGTACAGGTGGAAGTTGCCATCGAATCACTGGAAGATTCGCTATTTGCCTGCCAGTCGGTTGAAGCCATGGAAAAATTCCTTGCTCGTTATCCTTTTCTCAGCCAGGTCTATTTTCCTGATGTTGCACCGCAGGACTCCTCGTTAGCCCCTGTTCTGTACGAGCATATACGTAATACTTCGCTTCGGGGATTCAAGGAGGAAGTGGATTCTTTGTTTAGTGATAAAAACCAGCAACTCAGGCAACCTCTCGAAACAGCGTTCAAACATATCAAATATTACTACCCACGTTTCAAAGCGCCTCGCGTGGTGACCCTGGTTACGGGTTTCATGGGGAGCGATTTATATATATCCGACAGTCTCATCATCATTGGCCTTGATTATTTCGGGGGGCCTCAAGCTACCTACCGTCCCCAGGTCTATGCCTATCAGTTGGGACGCTACCAGAAAGAGTATCTGGTTCCGTCCATTCTTTTTTTTATGGCAGACCAATACAACCGGACCGATCCCGCAGATAAGACGTTGCTGGCCGATATGATAGGTTATGGCAAATCGTTCGAATTTGTGAAGCGGTGTGCTCCTCAGACGCCGGACAGCCTGGTTCTGGGCTTTTCTGAAAAGAACCTGACGCGCACTTATAACAGCCAGACCGCCATTTGGGCTTTTGTGGTGGAAAACCGCCTGCTCTACGAAAAGGCTCAACTGGTAAAACAGAAGTACGTAGGCGAGCGTCCTTTTACGCCCGAGATCGGTCCTGACGTACCGGGCGGCATCGGGCGGTGGCTGGGCTGGCGTATCGTGAGCCGTTATATGGAGGAGCATCCCGACGTGACTTTACCTGAACTGATGAACAATCCCAACGCCCAGCAGATTTTACAGCAATCAGGTTATAAGGGACAGATGGACGAATGA
- a CDS encoding ABC transporter ATP-binding protein: protein MAKSRFGRRGGDDENSTESPFAVKKLSWSGLKKTLQIFRYTLPYKTYFIVGFIFLILSTGTSLAFPKLVGSIIEVIEGKSPYTINQITGVLIAILVFQAVFSFLRIYLFSRVSEWAMADVRRDVYSKIITLPIGFLEQRRVGELTSRITSDVTQLQDVLSFTIAEFFRQIATLVVGITLISLTSWKLTLFMLATFPIMVVAAMFFGRYIRRLSKKAQDELAAANVIAEETLQSVQVVKAFTNERLEVQRYRTALDRVVANALKAATFRGGFVSFIIFALFGGIVGVIWYGANLVQSGDLTIADLFTFVLYTTFIGGAMGGLGDMYAQINKTIGASERLVEILGETSEVDLNVEEKTIATVEGNIAYENVQFTYPSRPDVEVLKGISFDVAAGEKIALVGYSGAGKSTIVQLLMRFYNPQGGKILVDGVDIASYPLSALRSMMAIVPQEVMLFGGTIQENIAYGRPGASESEVREAARKANALQFIDSFPEGLQTIVGERGVKLSGGQRQRVAIARAILKDPKILILDEATSSLDAESEQLVQAALDELMKNRTTIVIAHRLATIRKVDTIYVIREGQIVESGSHNQLALIDNGLYANLIKLQFETASLVDNG, encoded by the coding sequence ATGGCAAAAAGCAGATTTGGCCGAAGAGGCGGTGACGACGAAAACAGTACGGAATCGCCCTTCGCAGTAAAGAAACTAAGCTGGAGCGGGCTTAAGAAAACCCTGCAAATTTTCCGGTACACACTCCCTTACAAGACCTACTTCATCGTAGGCTTCATATTCCTGATTCTGTCTACGGGTACCTCGCTGGCATTTCCCAAGTTGGTCGGGAGTATCATTGAAGTAATCGAGGGCAAATCGCCCTATACTATCAACCAGATTACGGGCGTACTCATAGCCATTCTGGTGTTCCAGGCGGTTTTTTCATTCCTTCGCATCTACCTTTTCTCCCGCGTTAGCGAGTGGGCGATGGCTGATGTGCGTCGTGACGTGTACAGCAAAATCATTACGCTGCCGATCGGATTCCTGGAACAGCGGCGTGTGGGTGAGCTCACGAGTCGCATTACGTCGGATGTGACTCAGTTACAGGATGTGCTTTCCTTTACCATCGCGGAGTTCTTTCGGCAAATTGCCACACTCGTGGTGGGCATTACACTTATTTCTTTGACCTCCTGGAAGCTGACGCTTTTTATGCTGGCTACCTTTCCGATTATGGTTGTGGCAGCCATGTTCTTTGGACGATATATCCGTCGACTTTCCAAAAAAGCCCAGGACGAGCTGGCGGCAGCCAACGTCATTGCCGAAGAAACCCTGCAATCGGTACAGGTCGTGAAGGCCTTCACCAACGAGCGGCTGGAAGTGCAACGCTACCGCACTGCTCTGGATCGTGTTGTAGCTAACGCCCTAAAAGCCGCCACCTTTCGGGGTGGATTCGTGTCGTTTATCATTTTTGCCCTCTTTGGCGGCATCGTAGGCGTGATCTGGTACGGTGCTAATCTGGTGCAGAGCGGCGACCTGACCATAGCTGATCTCTTTACGTTCGTACTGTACACTACCTTCATTGGCGGGGCGATGGGTGGCTTGGGCGATATGTACGCTCAGATCAACAAAACCATTGGTGCTTCGGAGCGGCTGGTAGAAATTCTGGGCGAAACTTCGGAAGTGGATCTTAACGTGGAAGAAAAAACCATAGCCACTGTGGAGGGTAATATTGCTTACGAAAACGTACAATTCACCTACCCCTCACGGCCCGATGTGGAAGTACTGAAAGGCATTTCGTTCGACGTGGCGGCGGGTGAGAAAATTGCCCTCGTCGGGTATAGCGGAGCGGGCAAGTCGACCATTGTGCAGCTGCTCATGCGGTTTTATAATCCGCAGGGGGGCAAAATTTTGGTGGACGGCGTAGACATCGCGTCGTATCCGCTTAGTGCCTTGCGGAGTATGATGGCTATCGTGCCGCAAGAAGTCATGCTTTTTGGGGGTACCATTCAGGAGAACATCGCCTACGGTCGGCCCGGTGCTTCTGAAAGCGAAGTACGGGAAGCCGCCCGCAAAGCCAACGCCCTGCAATTCATCGATTCATTTCCCGAAGGGCTGCAAACCATCGTCGGTGAGCGTGGCGTGAAACTATCGGGCGGGCAGCGGCAGCGCGTAGCCATTGCGCGGGCGATTCTGAAAGATCCGAAAATCCTCATTCTGGATGAGGCCACGAGTTCACTGGACGCCGAGAGCGAGCAACTGGTACAGGCTGCCCTGGACGAACTGATGAAAAACCGTACGACGATCGTTATTGCCCACCGTCTGGCCACCATCCGGAAAGTAGATACCATTTATGTGATTCGCGAAGGACAAATCGTAGAGTCCGGCTCGCATAATCAACTGGCTCTGATCGACAACGGCCTCTACGCTAATTTGATCAAGTTGCAGTTTGAAACAGCTTCGCTAGTGGATAATGGATAG
- a CDS encoding MutS-related protein, producing MTTEPLAKPTGKAPADYFRVQLKDATEREAEAQQLFNALAGGRLLAFVALIISLGLWSSANQPLWGLLGLVAGVVFLVLMVRQHKAKRNRDFLRNLQTINADELDRLDLKFRRPETGDSFGDPLHPYATDLDIFGKHSLYRLLNRTRTDEGSRRLAHWLRNPAALDELLMRQEAVEEFKANADWRQSWEATALLHEHASQQVGALRTWAKEVMSKSLQKSLTWRWFPIVTVTLGVLALLNLIPGWPFWLGIIWQGIILKRYNADIQSLTQRTTDLGLTLVAYADLLELANDAPYQSRWWQMRQGTIKKAPAAIRSVGQWFARLDYRLHPFFLIFVGVPFLFDLHCLAALEKWKKNHGAELAAWLDALADTEAMNSLAGFAFAQPDYVMPQVTWEENIRIEATQLGHPLIPREARVSNDFSLVGTGHTMLVTGSNMSGKSTFLRTVGLNLVLAQTGAVVCANSLACAPVQVFSSMRTQDSLVENTSSFYAELKRLRQLLELSGDTTRTLPIFYLLDEILKGTNSADRHRGAEALIRQLHPLPASGMVSTHDLELGEWGATQPYVQNFHFRSDVQDGQLHFDYKLHEGICQSFNASELMRMMGIAVG from the coding sequence ATGACGACTGAACCATTAGCGAAGCCAACAGGGAAAGCACCCGCCGACTATTTCAGAGTACAATTAAAGGACGCCACTGAGCGGGAAGCTGAAGCGCAGCAGCTTTTCAACGCCCTGGCCGGTGGGCGGCTGTTGGCCTTTGTAGCCCTTATAATTTCGCTGGGTCTGTGGAGTTCTGCCAACCAGCCCCTTTGGGGGCTACTGGGCTTGGTGGCCGGTGTCGTTTTCCTGGTATTAATGGTACGGCAGCATAAGGCGAAACGAAACCGCGACTTTCTTCGAAATTTACAAACCATCAATGCCGATGAGCTGGATCGGCTTGACCTCAAATTCCGGCGTCCCGAAACCGGTGATTCATTTGGCGATCCCCTGCATCCCTACGCCACAGATCTCGATATTTTCGGCAAGCACTCGCTCTACCGCCTGCTTAACCGCACCCGTACCGACGAAGGAAGCCGTCGCCTGGCGCATTGGCTCAGGAACCCCGCCGCGCTGGATGAACTGCTGATGCGGCAGGAAGCCGTGGAAGAATTCAAAGCAAACGCCGACTGGCGGCAAAGCTGGGAAGCTACCGCACTGCTGCACGAGCATGCCTCGCAACAGGTTGGTGCCCTGCGTACCTGGGCGAAAGAAGTTATGAGCAAGTCGCTGCAAAAATCATTGACTTGGCGTTGGTTTCCTATCGTGACTGTTACGCTGGGGGTACTTGCCCTACTCAACTTAATCCCAGGCTGGCCTTTCTGGCTGGGGATTATCTGGCAGGGGATCATTCTGAAACGTTACAACGCGGACATTCAGTCGCTTACCCAACGCACCACCGACCTGGGCTTGACGTTGGTAGCCTATGCCGATCTGCTCGAACTCGCCAACGACGCACCGTACCAGTCGCGCTGGTGGCAGATGCGACAAGGTACCATCAAAAAAGCTCCCGCCGCCATTCGCTCGGTAGGCCAGTGGTTTGCCCGACTCGACTACCGCCTGCACCCTTTCTTTCTGATTTTTGTTGGGGTACCTTTCTTATTTGATCTGCATTGTTTGGCGGCGCTGGAAAAATGGAAAAAGAACCACGGAGCCGAACTGGCCGCATGGCTCGATGCCCTGGCCGATACCGAAGCCATGAATAGCCTGGCGGGCTTTGCCTTTGCCCAGCCCGACTACGTCATGCCTCAGGTTACCTGGGAAGAAAATATCCGCATTGAGGCCACACAACTGGGGCACCCACTCATTCCCCGCGAAGCGCGCGTGAGCAATGATTTTTCGCTGGTAGGTACGGGCCACACCATGCTCGTGACAGGCTCGAATATGTCGGGCAAAAGTACCTTCCTGCGTACCGTCGGATTGAATCTGGTGCTGGCCCAAACGGGTGCCGTCGTGTGCGCCAACAGCCTGGCCTGTGCGCCCGTGCAGGTGTTCAGCAGCATGCGGACGCAGGATTCACTGGTCGAGAATACCTCATCCTTTTATGCTGAGCTGAAACGCTTGCGGCAGTTGCTGGAACTCTCCGGAGACACGACCCGCACGCTACCCATTTTTTACTTGCTGGACGAAATCCTGAAAGGTACCAACTCTGCCGACCGTCACCGCGGGGCTGAAGCACTCATCCGCCAATTGCACCCGTTGCCCGCCTCGGGCATGGTATCCACCCACGACCTCGAACTGGGTGAATGGGGCGCCACCCAGCCCTACGTCCAAAACTTCCACTTCCGCTCCGACGTGCAGGACGGCCAACTCCACTTCGATTATAAACTGCACGAAGGTATCTGCCAAAGCTTCAACGCCAGTGAGTTGATGCGGATGATGGGAATTGCGGTGGGGTAA